A section of the Bifidobacterium sp. ESL0728 genome encodes:
- a CDS encoding dipeptide/oligopeptide/nickel ABC transporter ATP-binding protein: MVEERSEKVGDGDSVLLRGQHVGKVFGHGKDRQTALEDVNVEVCSGECLALIGGSGSGKSTLTRILLGLDKPTSGTVTFAGKPVEGRKSTGYEALRRESSLVFQSPFTSLDPRWTVAKSVAEPLKIQRGNRSKTGNLDINQKVCESLSLVGLDPDEFLNRYPVDLSGGQAQRVAIARALVTDPKLIAADEPMSAIDVAARLQILEAFAAIRKSRPETAIIMISHDLGVVQHIADRIVVLHDGKLVESGSTDDVLNRPKAAYTRELVAAASL, translated from the coding sequence ATGGTTGAGGAACGTTCTGAGAAGGTTGGCGACGGTGATTCCGTATTACTGCGGGGCCAACATGTCGGCAAGGTATTCGGTCACGGAAAAGACCGGCAGACCGCTTTGGAGGATGTCAATGTCGAAGTGTGTTCGGGGGAGTGCCTTGCGTTGATTGGTGGTTCCGGGTCGGGGAAATCCACGCTGACGCGGATTCTGCTCGGGCTTGACAAGCCGACTTCGGGCACAGTGACGTTTGCGGGAAAGCCAGTTGAAGGTCGCAAATCCACTGGATACGAGGCTTTGCGACGTGAATCAAGTCTCGTTTTCCAAAGTCCGTTCACTTCACTCGACCCTCGATGGACGGTGGCAAAGTCCGTGGCGGAACCGCTGAAAATTCAGCGTGGCAACCGTTCGAAAACCGGCAATCTGGATATCAACCAGAAAGTGTGTGAGTCATTGTCTCTGGTCGGTCTTGACCCCGATGAATTCCTGAATCGTTATCCTGTCGACCTTTCCGGCGGGCAGGCGCAGCGCGTCGCCATCGCCCGTGCGCTGGTTACCGACCCCAAGCTTATAGCAGCAGACGAGCCGATGAGCGCCATCGATGTGGCTGCACGTCTGCAGATACTTGAGGCGTTCGCCGCCATTCGCAAGTCGCGCCCGGAGACGGCCATCATCATGATTTCGCATGATTTGGGCGTGGTGCAGCACATCGCGGATCGTATCGTCGTTCTTCATGATGGAAAGTTAGTGGAAAGCGGCAGCACCGATGACGTGCTGAACCGTCCGAAAGCGGCCTATACCCGCGAACTGGTTGCCGCTGCGTCGCTGTAG